One window of Lytechinus variegatus isolate NC3 chromosome 2, Lvar_3.0, whole genome shotgun sequence genomic DNA carries:
- the LOC121407007 gene encoding NADH dehydrogenase [ubiquinone] flavoprotein 2, mitochondrial-like — protein sequence MIRTPLQLLVRASAQKLRTLHTSRVAASGQIFVHRDTEANNPNTPFEFTEENMKRVNDIIANYPDGHQAAACLPILDLAQRQHGWTPISAMNKVADILKMPRMRVYEVATFYTMFNRNPVGKYHIQICTTTPCMLRDSDSILEVITRKLGIKVGETTKDNMFTLAEVECLGACVNAPMVQINDNFYEDLSVKDMEEIIDDLKAGRTPKAGPRSTRFASEPEGGLTSLTEPPTGPGFGVRDDL from the exons GCCCAGAAGCTCAGGACCTTACACACCAGTAGAGTTGCTGCATCAGGACAAATATTTGTG CACAGAGATACTGAAGCCAACAACCCAAATACTCCCTTTGAATTCACAGAAGAGAATATGAAG AGAGTAAATGACATCATAGCCAACTACCCGGATGGTCATCAGGCAGCGGCCTGTCTACCCATCCTAGACCTTGCCCAGAGACAGCATGGATGGACACCCATCTCAGCCATGAACAAGGTAGCAGATATCCTCAAGATGCCTAGGATGAGGGTGTATGAGGTAGCCACCTTCTATACCATGTTTAACAG GAATCCAGTAGGCAAATACCATATTCAAATCTGCACAACAACACCATGCATGCTGAGAGATTCAGATAGTATCCTTGAAGTGATCACAAGAAAATTAG GAATCAAAGTTGGAGAGACAACCAAGGATAACATGTTCACATTGGCCGAGGTTGAATGCCTAGGAGCTTGTGTGAACGCACCCATGGTTCAGATCAATGATAATTTCTATGAAGACCTGTCTGTCAAGGATATGGAAGAGATAATTGATGATCTCAAGGCTGGTCGGACACCCAAGGCTGGTCCTAG GAGCACAAGATTTgcatccgaacctgaaggcggCCTAACCAGTCTTACAGAACCACCAACCGGGCCTGGCTTCGGCGTACGGGATGACTTGTGA
- the LOC121407011 gene encoding kelch-like protein 20: MTSTSRFQAGVKQEYIFREAHHPHHVLAGLNDMRESGSLTDTTIQVNKSHFRCHRAILACNSPYFQAMFTNDFLEKVKGIVTLDRMNPLIVAQIIEFSYTSQLTINTSNAQELLEAASHLQYQSIVKACCLFLKKHLNPSTCLGIKHLAETYSCADLLAAASKYCRENFIEVSQQEDFLRLSADELADYISSDELKVEKEEVILKMCMKWCEFSHDRSEAFHQVLEKVRLVYIKPSVLLGYLSNPIIKDHNQNGKQILAAISLQQQLQNKTSAEGCSPIPRPSTYAEVMAVVSGYGKNYSSVRDVVYYDPSNDKWAPLAQLPHSISNFAVSVLEGQIYVTGGKVNRTITSSTWVLDPATNAWSKGTELNGARQQHGSTATASGKMFVVGGENESGMDWTVEEFTKLQKKWTVVTSLQQAVVDPAVVSIKEKIYVVGGSTEMHMAYEHIQCFNTTNNNWHIIKHISIPSCHFPAVANGNKIYLMSGFGKQGVKVYDVEHNTMLPPVPMCSSERHLFAASSVQGKIVVTGGMDNYQSLSSTEVYCPTTNEWKLGAPMPKALRAHNCGVACRLYLGPPFDGD, translated from the coding sequence ATGACTTCCACATCTCGCTTTCAAGCTGGAGTAAAGCAAGAGTACATCTTTCGAGAAGCTCACCATCCTCACCATGTCCTCGCTGGCCTCAATGATATGAGAGAAAGTGGCTCTCTCACAGACACCACCATACAGGTAAACAAGAGTCACTTTCGCTGCCATCGTGCCATTCTCGCTTGCAATAGTCCATACTTTCAGGCTATGTTCACCAATGATTTCCTAGAGAAGGTCAAAGGCATCGTGACCCTTGACAGAATGAATCCATTAATAGTTGCCCAGATCATTGAGTTTTCCTACACATCGCAACTGACCATCAACACATCCAATGCACAGGAGTTGCTTGAAGCAGCCAGTCACCTGCAGTATCAGAGCATTGTCAAAGCCTGTTGTCTTTTCCTCAAGAAGCATCTGAATCCATCCACATGTCTGGGAATTAAACACCTTGCAGAAACCTACTCCTGTGCAGACTTACTTGCAGCTGCTTCAAAGTACTGCCGAGAGAACTTCATCGAAGTAAGTCAGCAAGAAGATTTCCTGAGGCTATCGGCTGATGAGCTTGCAGATTACATATCTTCAGATGAATTGAAGGTAGAAAAGGAAGAAGTTATTCTCAAAATGTGTATGAAATGGTGTGAGTTCAGTCACGACAGATCTGAAGCATTCCATCAGGTTCTCGAGAAGGTACGTCTAGTGTACATCAAGCCGTCCGTCCTTCTAGGATATTTGTCCAATCCCATCATAAAGGATCACAACCAGAATGGTAAACAGATCCTTGCAGCTATATCTTTGCAACAGCAGCTCCAAAACAAAACAAGCGCAGAGGGTTGTAGCCCTATCCCCCGTCCTTCTACATATGCTGAAGTAATGGCAGTGGTGAGCGGATATGGCAAGAACTATTCAAGCGTGAGAGATGTGGTATACTATGATCCAAGCAATGACAAATGGGCTCCTTTAGCCCAGCTTCCTCACAGTATCAGCAATTTTGCTGTTTCAGTGCTGGAAGGTCAAATCTATGTCACAGGAGGTAAGGTGAACCGAACAATAACCAGCTCAACATGGGTGCTAGACCCAGCCACGAATGCATGGTCCAAGGGCACAGAATTGAATGGAGCTCGGCAGCAGCATGGTTCAACTGCGACAGCATCTGGAAAGATGTTTGTGGTTGGAGGGGAGAATGAAAGTGGTATGGACTGGACAGTGGAGGAATTCACCAAGTTGCAGAAGAAGTGGACAGTGGTTACATCGCTCCAACAAGCTGTGGTTGACCCTGCTGTCGTGTCTATCAAAGAAAAGATTTATGTTGTTGGTGGTAGCACCGAGATGCACATGGCCTATGAGCATATACAATGCTTCAACACGACCAACAACAACTGGCACATCATCAAGCACATCTCGATCCCAAGCTGTCATTTCCCAGCAGTTGCTAATGGCAACAAGATATATCTAATGAGCGGATTCGGCAAACAGGGTGTTAAGGTCTATGATGTAGAACACAATACAATGCTTCCCCCTGTCCCTATGTGTAGCTCTGAGAGGCACTTATTTGCTGCATCATCTGTCCAAGGTAAGATTGTTGTCACTGGAGGTATGGACAACTACCAGTCTCTCTCATCTACAGAAGTCTACTGCCCTACTACCAATGAATGGAAGTTAGGAGCTCCAATGCCAAAGGCTCTCAGAGCGCATAATTGTGGAGTGGCCTGCAGGCTCTACTTGGGTCCGCCATTTGATGGTGATTGA